The sequence TCTGTAAGCATTTAAGTGATCCATACAAACAAAGacttcaaaacatatttttcataaatTCTGTGTGAAAAAATTGAAATCAAATAGATAATTACATAAATGTATTCTATATCAAGAGACAATTTTGTCAATGACAGCTGTAAAATACCTCCTGCATGGAGAAATTCCTTTATTGCTCAGTTTTAACCTCTCAAGCTTAAAGGGGGTTTGTGAAGTTTGAGCACAAAATAGCATGCGCAAATCTAACTGAATTTTTCTGAGAATTGACATACTCTATCTAAACaatcattatgttaataattatgtttttcaaatgggagtgataattctggcctccctttgctgctggttgagtaaaACCTGAGTGGTTTGCGACagaatgtattttttggaaTCTGTGAGCTCGGTTGGCGGGGCGCCGGGCTCCAGTGAGGGGGCCTTGGCCGGGCagtgtgcagtgttgattgagaAGCACAGGGGTtgcacaatgaaactgaaacacctggttttagaccacaataatttattagtatggtgtagggcctccttttgcggccaatacagcatcaattcgtcttgagaatgacatatacaagtcctgcacggtggtcagagggattttaagccattcttcttgcaggatagtggccaggtcactacgtgatactggtggaggaaaacgtttcctgacttgctcctccaaaacaccccaaagtggctcaataatatttagatctggtgactgtgcaggccatgggagatgttcaacttcactttcatgtttatcaaaccaatctttcaccagtcttgctgtgtgtattggtgcattgtcatcctgatacacggcaccgccttcaggttacaatgtttgaaccattggatgcacatggttctcaagaatggttcggtagtccttggcagtgacacgcccatctagcacaagtattgggccaagggaatgccatgatatggcagcccaaaccatcactgatccacccccatgcttcactctgggcatgcaacagtcttggTGGTAcgattctttggggcttctccgcaccgtaactctcccagatgtggggaaaacagtaaaggtggactcatcagagaacaatacatgtttcacattgtccacagcccaagatttgcgctccttgcaccattgaaaccaacgtttggcattggcatgagtgaccaaaggtttggctatagcagcccggccgtgtatattgaccctgtggagtctCCACCACctgagggaaggggaccacctcctgggtccaagGGCTGTTTGCCCCcaatggggtatcggcacctggacctggaagtatagagtatgtatgggttAGTGTGAGTAAGTGTACGACgcccattgttgtttgtctttacattgggtgcgtgggtgtgagtgtttttatttgtaagcatgagggtgggaatgtgtgattgtgactgtgtgtgtctgttttttgtgtcaggttgggtcttggacttcTCCCTCACTTGGATCAGCCTCCATGGCGTCCTGAACGCAGTGAACTCTCTGGATTGTTCAGTGAGTGGGACCTGCCAGTAACCCTTACACAAATCCAATGTAGTCAGATACATTGCTTTTCCAAGACGTTCGAGCAGGTCATCAGTTCTAGGTGTCAGGTAGGAGTCAAACATAGACATGGAATTTAGGTATCTGAAATCAATGCAAAACCTAATGCTTCCATCCTTCTTAGGCACCAAGACCACTGGGTTACACCATTCACTTTTAGATTTCTCAATGATCTTTAGGGACAGCATCAGATCAACTTCAGCCTTTAATGAAGACAGCAGGCGTTCTGGGATTCTATAGCTTAATCGTCTCACACTGGCACCTTCTCGCAAAATAACATCATGTTCGACAACATTAGTTCTCCCTGGATTCCGTTGGAACAACGCAGATGTACATAGCtctctcacctgctgctgcttaTCCTTGGGAAGATGGCCAAGGTCCAAATCCAGAGAGCCCACAGGTGGTAGGTATTGCTAATCCACTTCATCCTCTTCAGGCACTCTCCGTATGAGCATTGCATCTTCCTTGTGTTCCATACGCTGCACCCACTCTTTTAGGAGATTTATGTGCAAAACCTTTCTGGGACGCACCTGCCCTGGGGTGGATACCTCTTATGTGGTGGGTCCGAGCTTCCTCATGACTTCATATGGCCCCTGCCACTTGGCCAACATTTTGTTGTTGTCGCTGGGGAGGAGCACAAGCACTTTTTGTCCTGGAACAAATGAGCGCTGCCGAGCAGACTTATCATACCAagttttctgttgctgctgggCCTTTGACATGTGCAATTGGGCCAGCTCACTCATTTTCTCCAACCGCTTTCTCATCTGAATAACATAAAACACCATGTTATTGGTCCCGCCCCTCCTTCTGTCCCTCCCAGATCTCTCTCAGCAGAGAGAGAGGGCCCCGAACTTCATAACCATAAAATAGCTCAAAGGGAGAGAAACCAGTGGATGCTTAGGGTACCTCCCTATAAGCAAAAAGGAGATATGGTAGCCACTGATCCCAATCTGTGCCACTGTCATTGATAAATTTTCTGAGCATCTGTTTCAAAGTTTGGTTAAAGCGTTCTGTTAGCCCATCGGTTTGAGGGTGGTAAGGGGATGTTCTCAGGCTCCGGATGCCCAGCAACTGATAAACTTGCTTCAATAAAGTAGGCATAAAATTTGTTCCCTGATCAGTTAGTATTTCTCGTGGAAACCCAACCGTTGCAAATAACTGCACCAAGCAAGATGCAATAGGTCTAGCCTTTATAGATTTTAAAGGGAACACCTCAGGATATTTTGTTGCATAATCTGTTACAACAAGCATGTAGCGATTCCCTGTTTTACTCCTCTCCACAGGTCCTACAATGTCCATTCCAAGACGCTCGAAAGGAGTACCGATGACAGGGAGAGGTTGGAGTGGAGCTCTGGGGGGAATTTTAGCAGAGGTTATCTGACACTCTGGGTAACTTCTGCAAAACTGAGCCACATCTTTGCCCAGGACAGGTCAGCAAAATTGGCGTTTAATGCGAGCTAGGGTTTTGTGCTTACCTAGGTGGCCAGCCCAGGGGATTGAATGCCCCAAGGTGAGAATGGCTTTTCTCACTGGTTGGGGAACCACTAGCTGCAACATAGATCCCTGCTGACAATAAAGGATGTCATTTTGCAAAATATACTCCTCACCATTATGGTCTGGCTCCACTCCGGGTTCCTTTAACTTTGCCTTCTGTAAAAAAGGTGTCAAAGACTGATCAGATTGTTGAAGTTCAGCAATATCCTTAGGAATATCAAAGCCACATGGTGGCATTGCTGGCTCAGTATCCATTGGTACTTCCACAGATGAAAACTGGAACTTCTCCTGCCTTTTTTGTCTGTGGGTCTTTCGTGGTTTCACTTCAGTAGTTTTCAGTTCCTCATTGAAAAAGGGCAGGGCACTCAGAATTTCAGAGCGTGGGTCGGTTCGCTTGGCCTGGGCTCTGGTAACAGCCACATGACTTTCCTGAATATGATCAGATTCTAACAAATCAAAAAGCACGGGAAGATCACGCCCGAGCACAGCAGCATAGGGCAAATCGCTAACAACACCCACATGCAGGAGATACATCTGGTCCCTGACTTTAATGTAAATGTCAGCTGTTGGATATCTTTTCTCATCTCCGTGGACACAGCAGATTGAAATTGTGTTGTCTGTGCGAACACTATTAGGTGGGACAAAATCTGAATGAACAAGCGACCAAGAACTTCCAGAATCAAGAAGCGCGTTAATGGTAACCCCATTCACTTTGATCTGACTCATTTTGATAGTCTTGACATCCTGCAACTCAGGGTCAATCTTAGACTGAGGGGCAATGCACATCTGGACCATTTTAGCAGAATTTCTAGGGCACATAGGTTTCGTATGGCCTTCTAATCCACAGAGATAGCAGACAATCTTTTTACCGGTGGCCTTTGAAGGCCTAGTGGTAGATTGACCTTGCAGCTGATGAGTCTTACTAGCACTTGCTGACTCCAGATGGTGCTGCTGAGGAATCCTCCGAACATCCCGGGATGTTTTCCATGCATTATGGCTCCAGGCTTGTCCCTTCTTTCTGGCAGCGACAAAGACATCCGCTAGCTCAGCTGCTTTCATTGCTGAACCAGGATTGTGCTCCCTGATCCAAACTTGCACCTGAATTTTTGTCTGTATAATTCAGGGTTAATGTCATACTTCAAAAGGATGGAAGATTTGACTTTATCATAATCTAATGCATCATCAACGTTCATATGTACGTAGGCACCTCTAGCCCTACCAGTAAGCAATGGTATCAGGCGGAAAAACCCAATCAGATTTTTGCCACCCATAAGCACTAGCCATACGTTCAAATGTGACCAAAAATTTTTCAACATCATCGTCTTCAATTAACTTTTCTAATCTACAATCTACTTGTGGAGGGAACTGAATAGCCGATAAAATGGTTGGATTAGAACCACCTGACATTACCTCAGCCTGGGCCTGCTGAGCAGAGGTAGAAGGCTGATTGTCTGATGGATCAGAAATAGTTGCTGGAGAATCTGATATTGATAGTTGTATTTCAGACTGCAAAAGGTTAAACTGATGTTTTAGAACTTTAAATCGCTGTTCTTGACGCACATTTACCTCACTGTTTTGCATCTCGGGCATCCTGTTGCATGTAGCATAGCCACCAGATCAGACAGAGTAGGCTCCTTCTCCTCTCCCTCCATAGTTTCAGTAACCCCAGAGGCTCCATTTTCCTCTTCTTCTGCACCGAGGGGCTGAACAGATCCTTTTTTCTTGTCACTTTTGCCACCACGATGCATCCTCCtttgatggggggggggggttgaaaATTGCCAAAGGgggggaaagaaagaaagaaagaaagaaagaaagacagaaagaaagaacgaACACTTGTGTCCAGTACTGCGTTGATCCCTCTCCTGACACCAATTGTCAGGAACCAAGCAGTACAAAGTAGAGGACACAggtgttgaataaaaaaaagtgggttttatttacccaaaaaacatgaaaataatggTTAACAAAATGGGCAATTATACAGGCTTGCCAATAAAAGAGGTCAACTCAAGATACTAGACTcaaaatcatcactgacaaGACTCAGACAGATACAAACCAAAACCGACCTCCTGAACTAACACATAAGGGCCCTTAAATACAGGTTTAGCtaaaccacacacacaatagGGGAAGACAAAATGGCTGCCACATAATAACaggaaataaatcaaaaacacCCCTAAGGTTCCCCCCACTTGGCATGAAGTGTTTGATTCAGTCCAATGAGGCCATCAGCAGTACTTCAGGAATCTCAGCCCTTAGCCATGCCTTTTTCCCATCAGGAAGGGGAAGCCAAACACCCAGGTAAACTCAAACAAAAGAGTATTAATACAACATAGAACTGAATTGACCTTGTAGTGTTAATATGTGAGCACTTCATATAAACATTGTAAGGTAATAGAggaataaacaaagaaactatataattaagaaatatttaaagtaatgactacaaagtaaattaaaggaaaaccaGATTATAGTAGGGTGTGGCTCTTACCCTGTGTGGCTTGCCATCAcacttattctttcattctgcttggtagtttagttggattgttttagcatggtaaagTGTTTGTTGAtcgaaatatgtttgattttgacttgacttatttttgttaagttcttgtattttaagaaattgtgtgaattcattccatgtatgtgcagagttttgctgttcaataatgtcagagcttggctcatccctttcaattttgtgctaataccaccgcctcattgggctggtattcacaggacaacccttaacagattgaaatataatttaataaaatattaaaatgttaatattaaataatatattcataattacaacatcacaaacatctggtCTGAATGTTATGTCAAGATCCCCATTATAAATATACTGTATCCTAAAAATATACATTGGATGCCATCTACCATGATCCCGCTGCtcttagtgaaaaaaaaaaagctttaagtttgaatttacagaaaaagaaaaaaaccattTCACATTATTTATATATCTTTTTAAAACCAATAATATACCTCTTGGAATTTGAAAGTTGCAAAAGAAAGGATGCCAAACTACCATAGAAACCACCAAGCTGGAATAAACACTGTATCCCCAAGCGAGTTATAACTGGCACTGCAGAATCAGGTCAGGCACACAAACCCAAATAAGAACGCTTCAACCAGGTCTAAATCTCACCAGAAGTGAGGTCAGCTTACATTTTGACAGTTGCTGGATAAAATATGACCAAATGTGCTAGGTCTCAGTGACAGCTTCCACACACAAGACTGTTGAGAACCAACAAGTAGTAGGGCAGAACCTGTGAAGGATATTAGCTTGATTAACCACTTTTTAAAGGTGCCAAACGCCTAAAAGACACAAATAATATCACACTGCAGatattttgtcatctacataaataaatacaagcaGAAAAAACACATCTAATGATACTTAAAACAGCACATTCAAAGTGTGTGACTTCTGAAAATCATGAGTCATTCTCCTTGTTCACACAGCAACCTCAagtttgctgtgtgtgtgtgtgttatctggctgtatgtttctCCCTCCCTCTTCTGGTGTGTAAAACCACTGGTCTCCAAGTGAGTTAACACAGCACTGCCCCACAAGAGAAGCAGAGTTGAAGCAACCCACAGAAGACACACTGTTCACACCAGACaagaaaacaaatccaatgacTAGGTGGATACTATTTGTTCAACTCTTTGCCGGGCTCCTTCTCAATACAGGTAGGTTTCCCTTTCactaatttttcttttgttgaatgatttaaaacatctgtGGGATTTCTGTTTTGGTTAAAGTAAATCCGTTTGCCACCATCTGGGaatgatttaacaaaaaaaaaaactatttaatctGAATGAAAAACGCAGAGGCTATTGCTTTGCCAAAGACCTAAACtatctttaaatgaaaaatgcgTTATGTGAAACTGTAGGAATCTGCAGAACTCCGTTTTAGCCAGGAGAGAGCAGTATATTGTGAAAGACTTTTCCTACTGAAGAAAACCTAAGTTTTTTTGTAGTCATGACTATTGAAAATGTGGACAAGAATCAATAAGTCTAAAAGTAGTACTGATTAAAATATGGCTGGAATAACCTTCTGTAACTATCAGAGCATATTAGGTGCAATACAGGTACTTGTGTGAAGTGCGACAAAATCAAACACAGTTAAAAGCACATTATAAAACAGACAAATCTGTATGTAAACCTGACCCACAAACTATAGGTGCTCATAAGTCTATTTCTACAACCCTGCAGTTACTAACAATGGGCTTTATGTTAAATTTGGCTTTACTTTAGTATCCAAATTACTTTGACATGAGGACAAACTGATTTTTATTCACTTGACAACTGAAGAGGTTTAAATGTGATATCCTTTAAATAATATGGATTTATTCCAACACCTAGAAGGGAAAAAAGTTGTAACTaatattaaatgattttttgtgaagttttacaaatgtaaaatactGTAATCAGGATTTTGCTTTCCTTGTTTTAGTTGTAGTTATGATGTTAAACTACTCACTGTCATTGTTAATGATGATCTGTGTCAGCAATAGCAAGTTTTTCTTGCGGGAGGGCACATTATCAAATGTGCAGTTAACCTTACGAGCTTTATCACTccctttttatctttttataccataaattgctttttttattacttttttttcagAATACAATGTGTAGTTGGCCAGAAGGGTAACTGGATCATTTTTGGACCGTAGCCTTTTATGAAAACACAGTTGTTTTTGTCTGTCTGAGAAACGGTTTTTGTACTCATTGTGctactaaaaaaatatttgtgcaaATTAGACCAATTCTGTAAAAgtgcatgttttaaaagtttttttttttttttttttttttttaataatagaaGAAAATCTAAACTAAATTACTGTATTAAATGTTAATGCCTTTCAGGTCATTTCATatgcaaatattattttaaacataactTTAATTAATGTTTCCCATCCTGTTTGCATTCCTGAAGACACAACGTGAAAGGCgactgaaattattttaaaaagaattaaatCAGAAATCAAACGTTGCAGAGAATGTTTCTGTGTAATCATGTTGCTCTACTCTCATGTTACAGGTGGAGATGCCTCCTGTGCTATTGACCTGATCCCACCCCGCGTTGTGGTGAAATACGGAGACTTGGTCTCAGTCAACTGCAGCTCATCAGCAAGTGACTTTGGAGGAATTGGCTGGGAAGCTTCACAAGGAGACACAGGCCTTCGGGAGACGAGACATGTAATGTGGACAGTTGAGAGACTAATACATTGGGAAATTAGTCCCTTGTGCTTCTTCAACAATGTACATGATAAACAATGTAGCACCAGACTGGGACTTGTTATCTACAGTAGGTCTTGCAAGTTGAGCACAAATCAAAATGGCTCTTTAACCATGTCTTAcaataatttttctttcttccagCATTTCCTGAAAACATTAGCATCAGCTCCagcaataataacaataaagcaATGGAAGAAAATGTGGAGTATAACCTTTCATGTAGCATCCTCAATATTGCACCAGTTCAAAATCTCACCATAAAGTGGTACAGGGGAGACGCTGCCATTCACACAGAGATTCTTACAAATGACAAGAAGAAACCCACAAATCAGACATCTGTCTTCAGTTTTAAACCGATGAGACAGGATCACCAAACCACTATCAGATGTGAAGCACACATGGACTTGGGGCCAGAAGGTCCACAATTTAATGCATCTTCACAGGAGTTAAATATAGACGTTGAGTGTAAGTAATTCTTTTCCTATCTCACTTTTTTCTTTGTCTATCTTTGAACTGTTTCACAATCCCATATGTTTTGAATCTGTATCAGGTAGTCACTGCTCTGAGAAGACCCAACCATAGAGAAATAACACCAGTTATGCAGTTTAGGTAATTTTCAACTGCAGCAATAACCCAATAAAAACACGATTTATTCTCAAACTATGCCAGTCAGACACTTCGCTCATCTCGACATGCTGAATGCTTAAAACTGAAAAGGAAATTGACTGGATAACTTTCTGATTAATCTAACTAACAGCAATCTGACCACTTTTGGGCACTCTGaccatttacattttaatcCCCAGATAATCAGTTGATCCTTCaatataagaaataaaataacaagGAGACTTTAACATCACAGCAAAAGCAAAGTACCCTGTCTTGATGCAGGTGAATACTAAATCACACTGTCGAAGCTAACACACGTGCACTATTCAAAGTGGGAGTGCATCAAAAGCAACAAACATACTTCAAAGTCAAAACCCCCTTCTAATTTCTCTATCCTTAGACCCATGTTACAATTGTTTTTCAATATGCCAACATGCATGGCAAGATAGGAAACATTGTGACAAGAACTAAAGCTGCCTCTTCTTTCTtgaaataaagctaaaaaatgtaattgtttatatttttctatgCCAGTTGCACCTGACATTGAGTGTTACACCATAGAGGTTCGAGAGGGAGAATCTTTGGATGGGAAATGCAACGTGACAGGAAACCCGCCTCCAAATGTTAAGTGGCTGAAAGATGGACGTCCCATAAACCTGACAGACCTTCTGAGAAGAGATGACAAAGGGATATATGAAGTTAAAGCTGAGGGCCTTACCTTAGTTGAAAAGAAAATCCAAGTGAATGTACTCTGTGAGTGTCATTCTTACATGTTAAATGTTTACCTTAGTCAAGCGTTTAAAACATTTGGTAGGTGATGTGTTGTTAGCGTAAAACAAGTCGAAttagtgttttatgttttcacttACAGATGGACCAGAGCGGATGTGTCCAGATACATACACTGCTCCAGAACATACTTCACACAACCTCACATGCAGTCAGGGCTTCCCAAAACCTCAGGAGATCTGGTACAAAGATGATGAGGAGGTCAAACTTCCAGACATCCTAACAAGAAGAGATGCTGGCCAGTACTGGGTCACAGTTTCAAACAATCTGACAACTCTCAACTTTACAGTGGACATTGTTGTTCATTGTAAGCAtttcataaattttttttcttaagatATGCATtatgttgtgtgtttgtttttttccccctctaaTTTTTATGTGCTCAACTGTTGTGTGTAGACCCACCATCGGATATACTGGAGCTTGAAAATTCTGAAGTTCAGGTCGGAGGGGTTTTTGGACTGAAGTGCTCTTCTGTAGGTAATCCACGCCCCAACTACTCCTGGATTTACTACAAGACTCACAATGTAAATGAGAGAACTGAAGATGGAGTGTCCGGTCTCATCATCAACGATGCCACTGGATTCAACACGGGTTCCTACACTTGCCAAGCTTGGAACGGGAGAGGAAATGTCTCCAAAACAGTTAGGGTCACCGTCAAAGGTAGGCCCAGTGCAGTGCATGGAACTGATTAAAACGTTACATTAAAACGTTAAAATATTATGTATATGAttaatttacataaataaagaTCATAAGAACATTTTATAAAACCTCCCTTTCACTCTTccagtttcacattttgttgtgttaaaACCCCAAACTTCCATGTATTTAATGGACTTTTTATGGGGACCAACTCAGGTTTTTCAAAattcttcaaaaataaaactcctACAACTGTGCATTTGAACTCAGCCACCACAAAACAATACTTTGTGAAACCTacatttgctgcaattacagctctatGTTttctggggtatgtctctaccagttttgccaAACTAACACCCACtctacaaaatagctcaagcccaGCACAAAATGTATGGAAAGAACCTATGGACATCAGTTTTACAACATAATTcctggtctggactttgattgggccattctaacacatgagttTGCTTTGATTTAAAGTCTTTGTtggtagctctggctgtttttatttttgtttaatgatcAGGATCAAATtcatagacaaaaaaaaattaatcgtCTGCAGATGCAATTGTCGTTGCCAATATTGTACTTTACATAGGAATTCAcaattgttgtaaatatgaatctgagaatattatttaatattaatattttatcaaataatatttcggtctgttaaggattgtcctgtgaataccagcccattaaggcgatggtattaggacagaatagaaaggtgggagacgagctctgacattattgaacagcataaactctgcacatatatggaatgaattcacacaatttcttaaaatacaagaattaacaaaaataagtcaactcaaagtcaaacatatttcaatcaacaaactctttactacgctaaaacaattcaactaaactaccaagcagaatgaaagaataacgaagactaatgggctatgtacaatataaacaagttgattaaagatgattggaaatcatgaccaaaaagagtgatgcaacattaccatgcaatgtttatgtttgaatctggaagtgaagttaagttagtcttggaactaatttaggaaataatcagcaaacgtttagaccacccttcacaatgcaagatcagataaaatattattttaataaaataatgttttaaataatgatctactgaataaaaccaaccttctggatgaccatttcacaacggtgtctaattagctgcctttagttattgaaataatattcgaagaaagattataaaaggggtattttggaaaagagccaaatctttctggagaaatggggcttaatggtgtttacttagttatcaaatctagtaaatgatgttcagggacgattattcactagcttgaaaactaacaacctttctgtttaaTAGTGTTAGTGCTACCATGTGTCCTTACCGGCTagccgttgagctaacaaagaagcggagagcttagcatcagaatcaacacataactttaaaataccagggttaataaaagggttaaaatgcataagcgcggacgacgcgttatgagcaatcttctggttaaaaccaccctttaaataaagtttatcttaactttaaaacatacaaagaacacagaaccggcgcgtgccgtagctagcctactagcactaaagatagccaggttccacaaaacaaaacttcataacatgaaaacgtttagatcatttcatcctaaacctatctgttaatctgcccaaacctaacctctgacctatggcgagggaatgttgtccaagggcgatgtaGTTCGAAGAAAGTatccagtcaacaagcggttggctcggtagctaacctctgcgttcgctctgtgaacaaaagagttagctccggagagctggtCGGCTCGTTCGGTCCACTGCGGTTTCTGCCgtcttccttcagaccggggcttttctcgaacaccgtttgcgtctgcggggCTTTGGAGagacagtcagcaatgcttgtaccttaattatccccgttcatgaatgaaaataccggatacacagacagtatttcattctacttaactttgcatatgatcgatgatcgtatggctttggatccagttgaatttatgtctttttgccagcaaaagacatcagcgcgctttgttccctcctatcccgatggtcatcggtgtggaagagaaagacttgtgggaaggtgggggtcttatacgggcagtggcatcacggggaagtcctctgctaccccccttcccccttcggagttgtgctttattttgggtaatggcgccacaggaagtccgcagttatcccctttcctggctgtgctggaagaaggttaatgcactttatttaaaaaagttccagaaaagtatgtaccggagttttattgtggaaatccatggctgtaggtcccaacacaATCTAAGCCAAAACAATTCCTCACAGTTACTGTATATCCAGTCACAATTCCCAATGACTGCATTTCAGTGAACTTGGCTGTGAAACTTCTGAACTTTGTTAacgtcattggtctgatccaggacaacaATGAGTCTGCTTATATACAGGAGGTGGAGTGGCTGGTCCACTTCTGCAGTAAG is a genomic window of Girardinichthys multiradiatus isolate DD_20200921_A chromosome X, DD_fGirMul_XY1, whole genome shotgun sequence containing:
- the LOC124862654 gene encoding hemicentin-1-like, whose translation is MTRWILFVQLFAGLLLNTGGDASCAIDLIPPRVVVKYGDLVSVNCSSSASDFGGIGWEASQGDTGLRETRHVMWTVERLIHWEISPLCFFNNVHDKQCSTRLGLVIYTFPENISISSSNNNNKAMEENVEYNLSCSILNIAPVQNLTIKWYRGDAAIHTEILTNDKKKPTNQTSVFSFKPMRQDHQTTIRCEAHMDLGPEGPQFNASSQELNIDVEFAPDIECYTIEVREGESLDGKCNVTGNPPPNVKWLKDGRPINLTDLLRRDDKGIYEVKAEGLTLVEKKIQVNVLYGPERMCPDTYTAPEHTSHNLTCSQGFPKPQEIWYKDDEEVKLPDILTRRDAGQYWVTVSNNLTTLNFTVDIVVHYPPSDILELENSEVQVGGVFGLKCSSVGNPRPNYSWIYYKTHNVNERTEDGVSGLIINDATGFNTGSYTCQAWNGRGNVSKTVRVTVKGAKPECPIEIEPDTMVLKYQSRGWSAVCKPQTNESNVKEIFWKTREDRRIFNRTWNPDIHENWDLSPVCHGEFLGIGRCNKTLHYILYKPPETVSIDIVNNSESTVEGAEMKLQCSIINVTPAEHLRVRWMWQRGNETIEPALVGVNNESGCSFPTRRSPVNVVCTMNITLNRTHDGIQVQCEAELNLGPKGPQPPPSMTSNSFNLSVQYEPRINTTKLPKLVPVIRGYTEELFCEADGNPPPRIQWHYSSGTASLGLNGTLVVKEEGIYNCTAENDLNTDKRVVQVILKEDYLPLIAGFVALTVVIISIIFVFIYSIYYKNTKMRRYSLKNPKLSSHNGNVAHNGWDIQLPVTKLS